The following are from one region of the Halodesulfovibrio sp. MK-HDV genome:
- a CDS encoding class I SAM-dependent methyltransferase, whose amino-acid sequence MSEAFDPAWEAIYQNGHNQNYPWDSVITFYFQYRSFFGAAPRVLEVGCGTGSNIRALAGEGAVVTGVDGSVTAITDAKKRFEQAGVNGDLLVKDFTQITYPPDSFDMAIDRGSIYCCSREDARKVVQLIADSMVQGGVFFMQMYSKKHSYYTSTQNGLNEESIEPLIVAGGCGTFYSEEELRSLFSDEWEFVEFDEVVKTSLFDKFVHSAFNVVAKKK is encoded by the coding sequence GGCCATATACCAGAATGGCCATAATCAAAACTACCCGTGGGATTCTGTAATAACATTCTATTTTCAGTATAGATCATTCTTTGGTGCTGCTCCGAGGGTTCTTGAAGTCGGATGCGGAACTGGAAGTAATATTAGAGCGCTAGCAGGAGAGGGAGCCGTTGTGACGGGTGTCGATGGTTCTGTGACTGCAATTACTGATGCAAAAAAGCGTTTTGAGCAGGCTGGAGTCAACGGTGATTTGTTGGTGAAGGATTTTACTCAAATTACTTACCCTCCTGATTCCTTTGATATGGCGATTGATAGAGGCTCTATTTATTGCTGTTCAAGGGAAGATGCCCGAAAGGTTGTGCAGTTAATAGCGGATTCTATGGTTCAGGGGGGAGTTTTCTTCATGCAGATGTATAGCAAGAAACATTCGTATTATACATCTACTCAAAATGGTCTGAATGAAGAAAGTATAGAGCCGTTAATTGTGGCAGGTGGATGTGGAACATTTTATTCCGAGGAAGAACTTCGTTCTCTTTTCTCTGATGAGTGGGAGTTCGTGGAGTTTGATGAGGTAGTAAAAACGAGCCTTTTTGATAAGTTTGTTCATTC